The following proteins come from a genomic window of bacterium:
- the purB gene encoding adenylosuccinate lyase, whose amino-acid sequence MDADPRDVYENPLVTRYASSEMKYVFSDRMKFTTWRRLWCELARAQKELGLPVTDTQIGEMEAHIDDLNFDAAGEYEKRFRHDVMAHIHAFGEVCPTAKPIIHLGATSAFVGDNTDLIQMRDALGIIRGELVSVMRNLRDFALRYRDMPTLGFTHFQPAQLTTVGKRACLWLQDIVLDYHDLLHVMSTLRFRGVKGTTGTQASFLSLFDGDHEKVRKLDEMVSEAFGFSRVFTITGQTYTRKVDARIASLLSAICQSLTKMSNDLRLLAHLREIEEPFESSQVGSSAMPYKRNPMRSERIASIARFVMSLESSPAFTAATQWFERTLDDSANKRLSVPQMFLGTDAVLRIAINVTTGLVVYPAVIRKRIMEELPFIATENILMEAVKRGGDRQALHEELRRLAQEAGNRIKTEGTNNDLLSRIRNSGLFNLGDNDLEALMEPGLYVGRAPQQVDDFIAGEVDPVLESEKMSAHISVDLKV is encoded by the coding sequence ATGGATGCCGACCCACGCGATGTATATGAAAATCCCCTTGTGACCCGCTACGCCTCTTCCGAGATGAAGTACGTTTTTTCCGACAGGATGAAATTCACGACATGGCGACGGCTCTGGTGCGAGCTCGCCCGGGCTCAGAAAGAACTCGGCCTTCCTGTCACCGATACTCAGATCGGGGAAATGGAAGCACATATCGACGATCTGAATTTCGATGCGGCCGGAGAATACGAAAAACGTTTCAGGCATGATGTCATGGCGCATATTCATGCATTCGGCGAGGTGTGTCCCACTGCGAAACCCATTATTCATCTCGGCGCCACTTCCGCGTTTGTCGGCGATAATACCGATCTGATCCAGATGCGTGACGCGCTCGGGATTATACGCGGCGAGCTTGTCAGCGTGATGAGAAATCTTCGTGATTTCGCCCTGCGGTATCGTGATATGCCGACACTCGGTTTCACCCATTTTCAGCCGGCGCAGCTTACGACGGTCGGCAAACGTGCCTGCCTCTGGCTTCAGGATATCGTGCTCGATTATCATGATCTCCTCCATGTCATGTCAACGCTCCGTTTCAGAGGTGTCAAGGGCACGACCGGCACACAGGCTTCGTTTCTGAGCCTCTTCGATGGCGATCACGAGAAGGTCAGAAAACTCGACGAAATGGTGAGCGAAGCGTTCGGCTTCTCCAGGGTTTTCACCATCACTGGCCAGACCTACACGCGGAAAGTGGATGCCCGTATCGCATCGCTTCTGTCGGCGATATGCCAGTCTCTCACCAAAATGTCCAATGACCTGCGGCTTCTTGCACATCTCCGCGAGATCGAAGAGCCCTTCGAATCGTCACAGGTCGGCTCGTCCGCGATGCCCTACAAGCGGAATCCAATGCGTTCCGAGCGTATCGCATCCATTGCCCGTTTTGTCATGTCGCTCGAATCGAGCCCGGCTTTCACCGCGGCGACGCAGTGGTTCGAGCGGACGCTCGATGATTCGGCAAACAAGCGGCTTTCCGTTCCGCAGATGTTTCTCGGAACCGACGCCGTCCTGCGGATTGCGATCAATGTAACCACCGGACTGGTGGTTTATCCTGCTGTCATACGGAAACGAATCATGGAGGAACTCCCGTTTATCGCCACAGAAAATATCCTCATGGAGGCGGTAAAACGCGGCGGAGACCGTCAGGCGCTCCATGAAGAGCTCAGACGGCTTGCCCAGGAAGCCGGAAACCGTATCAAGACAGAGGGCACGAACAATGATCTTCTCTCGCGGATCAGGAATTCCGGCCTGTTTAATCTCGGCGATAACGACCTCGAGGCTCTCATGGAGCCCGGGCTCTATGTTGGAAGAGCTCCGCAGCAGGTGGACGATTTTATTGCGGGCGAGGTCGATCCTGTCCTTGAATCGGAAAAGATGAGCGCCCATATCTCGGTTGACCTGAAGGTTTGA
- a CDS encoding MlaD family protein has protein sequence MGSSYSTKIKVGITTIIALLMLVGGVLWVKEFNPATPKLRFSVVFTNGKGISGGDPIVMSGIKIGEVSGIALSKDMKAEIQLFITKRVDLTDDSIFEIKDVGLMGDKMLVITPGTSDKPLVPGKVYIGTDAVSMTELTDSANDVMRKLSLLEDKFDKDLDIVQLSRAFQETLDRMQQVFLVYEEVGRENKKPLNQTINNLNDVSNDMRTFLNKNDAKLTEALDSFQNTAVKINKTLDNLNTLAAVIDTVSTYFESDEGSLARFIKSDDLYEELRRTNANIDSFVTDFKRNPGKYTKDMQFKVRLF, from the coding sequence ATGGGATCATCTTATTCTACTAAAATCAAGGTCGGAATCACGACGATCATTGCGCTATTAATGCTTGTTGGCGGTGTTCTCTGGGTCAAGGAATTCAATCCGGCGACTCCCAAACTCCGTTTTTCGGTTGTTTTTACAAACGGTAAAGGCATTTCCGGCGGCGATCCCATTGTAATGTCCGGTATTAAAATCGGGGAAGTAAGCGGTATCGCTCTTTCCAAAGACATGAAGGCTGAAATTCAGCTCTTCATCACTAAACGGGTGGACCTGACCGATGACAGTATTTTCGAGATTAAAGATGTCGGTCTGATGGGTGATAAAATGCTTGTTATTACTCCCGGAACATCGGACAAGCCGCTCGTTCCCGGTAAAGTATACATAGGCACGGATGCCGTGAGCATGACCGAGCTTACCGACTCCGCCAATGACGTGATGCGCAAACTGAGCCTTCTCGAAGACAAGTTTGATAAAGACCTCGATATCGTACAGCTGAGCCGGGCATTTCAGGAGACGCTCGATCGGATGCAGCAGGTTTTCCTCGTTTACGAGGAGGTAGGCCGTGAAAATAAAAAGCCGCTCAATCAGACGATCAATAACCTGAACGATGTATCGAACGATATGCGGACATTCCTCAATAAAAACGATGCAAAACTTACGGAAGCGCTCGACAGTTTTCAAAATACAGCCGTAAAAATTAACAAAACTCTCGATAACTTGAATACGCTGGCGGCAGTGATTGACACGGTTTCGACATACTTCGAATCGGACGAAGGTTCGCTTGCCCGTTTTATAAAGTCCGATGATCTGTACGAAGAACTGCGGCGGACCAACGCCAATATCGACTCGTTCGTGACGGATTTCAAACGCAATCCCGGTAAATACACGAAAGACATGCAATTCAAGGTCAGGTTATTCTGA
- a CDS encoding PTS sugar transporter subunit IIB, translating to MPVVLARVDDRLIHGQVTEGWGKTLAPEMILVVSDKVCGSEWECELCLASLPYCITGRIVTVADAPKVINELNNDARSSYVLFESPHDAYHAVKNGAKISKLNVGGMHSSRGKREVIDYIFVDEVDEFYLKALRDEGVDLDFRDLPDHENVDVMARL from the coding sequence ATGCCCGTCGTTTTGGCCCGTGTTGATGACAGGCTTATTCATGGTCAGGTTACCGAAGGATGGGGAAAAACACTTGCTCCCGAGATGATTCTTGTCGTATCGGATAAAGTTTGCGGTTCGGAATGGGAATGCGAACTCTGTCTTGCATCCCTGCCATACTGCATAACCGGCAGGATTGTCACGGTGGCAGACGCCCCAAAGGTTATCAATGAACTGAATAATGATGCACGATCCTCGTATGTACTTTTCGAGTCTCCGCACGATGCTTACCACGCTGTTAAAAATGGAGCGAAGATTTCGAAGCTCAATGTCGGTGGTATGCATTCATCGAGGGGGAAAAGAGAAGTCATCGATTATATTTTTGTTGACGAGGTCGATGAATTTTATCTCAAGGCGCTGAGGGATGAGGGGGTCGATCTCGATTTCAGGGATCTTCCCGATCATGAAAATGTGGATGTCATGGCTCGACTTTAA
- the hprK gene encoding HPr(Ser) kinase/phosphatase, translating into MVKTISVGDFFEQNKDRLALTLIAGESGLDNVIVTPELNRPGLALTGFIDLFTYNRIQLIGNTELLYLNTIPPESQLDAFEIICQFDLPCILFTNGRRPFSEIASLCERQRIPLLLSALSTTQFVHLFSYYIEDIFAPSVALHSTLVDVYGMGLLFTGRPGIGKSEVALDLIERGHRLVADDIVNIVRKSRGIIVGTGNELTRSLIEIRGVGIVDVQQMFGIRATRIQKRIEVEVQLVDWDETKTMNRTGLDENITTILDIDIPKVEIPIYPGKYIAVIVESIALNHLLKMRGYNAAKELANRQLEKIKENEKKELSND; encoded by the coding sequence ATGGTGAAGACCATTAGTGTTGGTGATTTTTTCGAGCAGAATAAAGACCGCCTCGCGCTTACCCTTATTGCGGGCGAATCGGGTCTTGATAACGTCATCGTTACACCTGAGCTTAACCGCCCGGGTCTGGCTTTGACTGGTTTTATCGATCTTTTTACCTATAACAGGATTCAGCTTATCGGCAATACCGAACTGTTGTATCTCAATACGATACCCCCCGAAAGCCAGCTCGATGCCTTTGAAATCATCTGTCAGTTTGATCTTCCCTGTATATTGTTTACCAACGGACGGAGGCCATTTTCCGAAATCGCCTCCCTTTGTGAGCGCCAAAGGATTCCTCTGCTGCTTTCCGCTCTGTCAACGACACAGTTCGTTCATCTTTTCAGTTACTATATCGAGGATATTTTTGCTCCTTCTGTCGCTCTTCACAGTACCCTGGTCGATGTGTACGGCATGGGACTGCTTTTCACGGGGAGACCCGGAATAGGGAAGAGCGAAGTTGCCCTCGACCTTATCGAACGGGGTCACAGGCTTGTGGCGGATGACATCGTTAATATTGTCAGAAAATCACGCGGAATAATCGTGGGGACCGGAAACGAGCTGACCCGGTCGCTCATTGAAATCCGCGGTGTCGGTATTGTCGATGTTCAGCAGATGTTCGGCATACGGGCAACACGGATTCAGAAAAGGATTGAAGTCGAGGTACAGCTTGTCGACTGGGATGAAACGAAAACGATGAACAGAACGGGGCTTGATGAGAATATCACCACTATTCTCGATATCGATATTCCCAAAGTTGAAATACCGATTTATCCCGGGAAATACATTGCTGTCATCGTTGAATCGATTGCGCTCAATCACCTCCTGAAAATGAGGGGATATAATGCGGCAAAAGAGCTCGCGAACCGTCAGCTCGAAAAAATAAAAGAGAATGAAAAAAAAGAATTGAGCAATGATTAA
- the raiA gene encoding ribosome-associated translation inhibitor RaiA, giving the protein MVKTYDFDVTITCRHEECDQNFKDSITDQILKLSRFHSHIIDSDVTIDKKNSSIKVEVSIRVPGLTITAAHEDFNQNKAFDTAVDKAKRQLQKLKSKVVDHRAPGSHALPPVEDITEPDITE; this is encoded by the coding sequence ATGGTTAAAACCTATGATTTCGATGTTACTATTACATGCAGACATGAAGAATGCGATCAGAATTTCAAAGATTCCATAACGGACCAGATTCTTAAGCTTTCAAGATTTCATTCCCATATCATAGATAGCGACGTTACCATTGACAAAAAGAATTCATCGATAAAGGTGGAAGTTTCCATCCGTGTGCCCGGCCTGACCATAACGGCGGCGCATGAAGATTTCAACCAGAATAAAGCGTTTGACACCGCTGTTGATAAAGCGAAACGTCAGTTACAGAAACTGAAGAGCAAAGTGGTTGATCACCGGGCGCCCGGTTCGCATGCGCTTCCTCCGGTTGAAGATATAACCGAACCGGATATTACTGAGTAA
- the hemW gene encoding radical SAM family heme chaperone HemW encodes MAYGLYIHIPFCRSKCPYCGFTSIVDAGSLVKPYAEAVARELTMRCTGVFDGLPRTVYIGGGTPSIVPVSCIRTIMERFLPLQAVECTIEANPESLDRQWLDGILELGVNRISIGVQSFDDGILAALGRIHSAQQARDAVHMARQAGFANISVDLMFGVPGQTMARWKETLNSAVELQPHHISCYSLSLEEDTPYFKRMRSRKIRIPGSAATAEMYCKMVDLFERQGFNRYEISNFSLPGFECLHNRGYWDFSPYLGVGASAHSFDGSMRWWNMTDPGTYCERCLSMEDPGAGAEELDEEKRMLESVMLGLRTRDGISPGAVISALHDRTPIFRKKIHEFVAAGFLEESGSDRIRFTTRGALVSDEIIADLTAEIT; translated from the coding sequence ATGGCGTACGGTCTCTACATTCATATTCCCTTCTGCAGGAGTAAATGCCCGTACTGCGGTTTTACCAGCATCGTCGATGCCGGGTCCCTGGTAAAGCCGTATGCGGAGGCTGTTGCTCGCGAGTTGACGATGCGGTGTACGGGAGTATTCGACGGGCTGCCGCGTACGGTATATATCGGCGGAGGAACCCCGTCCATCGTGCCGGTTTCCTGCATCAGGACGATTATGGAGCGTTTTCTGCCGCTTCAGGCCGTGGAATGCACCATTGAAGCCAATCCGGAATCGCTCGACCGTCAATGGCTTGACGGAATCCTTGAGCTTGGTGTGAATCGCATCAGTATCGGGGTACAGTCTTTCGATGATGGTATCCTTGCCGCTCTCGGCCGTATTCACTCGGCGCAGCAGGCCCGTGATGCCGTTCATATGGCCCGTCAGGCAGGCTTCGCGAATATCTCGGTCGATCTTATGTTCGGGGTTCCGGGCCAGACGATGGCGCGGTGGAAAGAAACGCTGAACAGTGCCGTGGAGCTTCAGCCGCACCATATATCCTGTTACAGCCTGAGTCTGGAAGAGGATACTCCGTATTTTAAAAGGATGCGGTCGCGTAAAATCAGAATACCGGGGTCTGCAGCAACAGCGGAAATGTATTGTAAAATGGTTGATCTGTTTGAGCGTCAAGGTTTTAATCGATACGAGATATCGAACTTTTCGCTTCCCGGTTTTGAATGCCTCCACAATCGCGGATACTGGGATTTTTCGCCGTATCTCGGAGTCGGGGCATCCGCGCATTCGTTTGACGGTTCTATGCGGTGGTGGAATATGACGGATCCCGGGACATACTGCGAACGGTGTTTATCCATGGAAGACCCTGGGGCGGGAGCTGAAGAGCTCGACGAAGAAAAACGGATGCTCGAATCGGTGATGCTTGGCCTACGGACACGTGATGGCATATCGCCGGGAGCGGTGATATCCGCATTGCATGACAGGACGCCGATATTCAGGAAAAAAATACATGAGTTCGTTGCGGCGGGATTTCTTGAAGAATCAGGCAGCGACCGTATACGGTTCACAACGAGAGGCGCCCTTGTGTCGGATGAAATAATCGCGGATCTTACGGCGGAAATTACGTGA